A genomic segment from Lemur catta isolate mLemCat1 chromosome 9, mLemCat1.pri, whole genome shotgun sequence encodes:
- the ABRA gene encoding actin-binding Rho-activating protein, translating into MAPGEKEREESPAKRALRKVRTATLVINLARGWQQWANENSIRQAQEPTGWLPGGTPDPPQAPKPVILPSPCQQSQSAAKSSPPKPEGRGDGQSSDDAAEVSHIKRKEVTKTVVSKAYERGGDVTHLSHRYEDGDTPDSGQPEHEIDRILHSHGSPTRRRKCGNLVSELTKGWTVMEQEEPPWRSNSIDTEDSGYGGEAEERPEQDRVQVAAARIKRPLHSQANRFTEKLNCKVQQKYSQVNNLKGRWQQWADEHIQSQKLNPFSDEFDYELAMSTRLHKGDEGYGRPKEGTKTAERAKRAEEHIYREIMDMCFIIRTMARHRRDGKIQVTFGDLFDRYVRISDKVVGILMRARKHGLVDFTGEMLWQGRDNHVVITLLK; encoded by the exons ATGGCtccaggagaaaaggaaagggaggagagcCCAGCCAAGCGTGCCCTCCGGAAGGTCCGCACGGCCACTCTGGTCATCAACCTGGCCCGCGGCTGGCAGCAGTGGGCGAATGAGAACAGCATCAGGCAGGCCCAGGAGCCTACAGGCTGGCTGCCCGGAGGGACCCCGGACCCACCCCAAGCTCCTAAACCAGTCATACTCCCCAGTCCCTGCCAGCAGTCTCAGAGTGCCGCCAAGTCTTCGCCCCCAAAGCCAGAGGGACGTGGAGATGGGCAGAGCTCAGATGACGCCGCTGAGGTTTCTCATATCAAAAGGAAAGAGGTGACCAAAACAGTGGTCAGCAAGGCTTATGAGCGGGGAGGGGACGTGACCCACCTCAGCCACAGGTATGAGGACGGTGACACGCCCGACTCTGGGCAGCCGGAGCATGAGATCGACAGAATCCTCCACAGCCATGGCTCCCCAACACGGAGAAGAAAATGTGGCAACCTGGTATCTGAGCTGACCAAGGGCTGGACGGTGATGGAACAGGAGGAGCCCCCGTGGAGGAGCAACAGCATAGACACAGAGGACAGCGGCTACGGGGGAGAGGCCGAGGAGAGGCCGGAGCAGGACAGAGTGCAGGTGGCCGCTGCCAGGATCAAACGCCCCTTGCACTCCCA GGCAAACAGATTTACAGAGAAACTCAACTGCAAAGTCCAACAGAAATACAGCCAAGTGAACAACCTGAAAGGGAGATGGCAACAGTGGGCTGACGAACACATACAATCCCAGAAGCTCAATCCTTTCAGTGACGAATTTGATTATGAGCTGGCCATGTCCACCCGCCTACACAAAGGAGATGAAGGCTACGGCCGTCCCAAGGAAGGAACCAAAACTGCTGAAAGGGCCAAAAGAGCTGAGGAGCACATCTACAGGGAAATTATGGACATGTGCTTCATTATCCGCACGATGGCTCGCCACCGACGAGACGGCAAGATCCAGGTTACTTTTGGAGATCTGTTTGACAGATACGTTCGTATTTCAGATAAAGTGGTGGGCATTCTTATGCGTGCCAGGAAACATGGACTGGTAGACTTCACAGGCGAGATGTTATGGCAAGGCCGAGATAACCATGTTGTGATTACGCTACTCAAGTGA